CGCTCGAGAAGAGCGACGCCAGCATAAGCGAAGAACCGAGCGACGCCGCCGCGCCCAATGCGTATTTGAAGATCCTGGTCGTGGAAGATCTCGAAGCGAACCAATTGGTGCTGCAAGAGATTCTCTCGCGACTGGGGCTGACCGCTTGCTTTGTCAGCGATGGACAGTCGGCGTTTACGGCCGTTGCCGAGACGACGTTTGACGTCGTGTTGCTCGATCTGGAACTGCCCGATATGTCAGGCCTGGACGTCGCCCGCAAGCTGCGCGAGCTGCCGAACGAGAAGCGGCTGTTTATCATCGCGGTTACCGCCCACGCGATCGCCGACTACGAGCAGTCGACGCTGGCCGCCGGCGCCGATAAGTTCCTCACCAAACCGCTCTCGCTGGAAGATCTCCGCGATTGCCTCAACCAGGCGCCAACGCCCATGGAAGCTCCCATTCAAATTTCACCAGCTTTGCGGGAAAAACTAATTTCGCTATTTCTCGAACAGGCGCCAAGCGCCCTCGAAAACCTTCGCGAAGCCGGTAATTCTCGCGATAACAAACGGCTCGCTTTCGCCGCTCATCGCCTCCGCGGGATGATCGCCTACTTCGACGCCCCGAAATCGTCGAGTTTGCTGGCGAAGTTGGATGAAGACGATCTGCAGTTGGAAAAAAACGAGATCGATTCCATTCTCCAAGAGGTAGAGATTTCTGTCGCGCAGTTGCAGCGAGAGCTGGGAGAACAAATACCAGAGAGCCCCTAGAGCTTTCCGAATCGCCCGAAAGCAGTTGACAACCGGCCCGTTGGGGGCTGAAATAGGCGACGACCTACCCCACTGCCCCATCTGCTTCTCCTTCAATTCCTTCCGCGACGATTCGTGACACCTATGCATCGCGCTTACACTCGCAGTTTGTTCGTCTGCAGTTTGTTTTTCGGCTCTCTCGCCACTTCGCTATCCGCCGAGGAAGCTTCCTCCCCTTTCATCCCTGGCTACGAGCGGTTTCATGCTGCGGCGCCGCAAGGCGATGTCGAAGGAGGCCGCCTGTTGATTGGCGAGCTGAACTGCGTCGCCTGCCATGCGGCCGACGCCAAGACGCTCGCTTCGCTTGACAGCAAGTCGGCGCCTGACTTGTCGCAGGTAGGCAGTCGCATTCGCCCCAGCTACTATGCGGAGTACCTGGCCGACGTGCATGCCGGCAAGCCCGGCACGACGATGCCGCAGCTGATGCGAGAGCTACCCGCCGCCGAGCAGCAAGCCGCGTTCAAGTCGATCGCTCACTTTCTGGCCGACACCGGCAGCTTTCGCGAAACCCGCCGTCGCGCGGCGTTAATCAACCAAGGCAAGCGGCTGTATCAGCAAGTCGGCTGCGTCGGCTGCCACAGTCCTGATCCCAGCAAGGGAGACGCGCTGGCCCACAGCAAACCGTTGGGCGATCTCACGAAGAAATACTCGGTCGATTCGCTCGCCAAATTTCTGGAAGATCCGTTGCATGTTCGCGCTTCGGGACGCATGCCGAGCCTCAATCTCAGCGGCCAAGATGCGACGGCCATCGCGCAGTTCCTGATCCCCGATCTCGATCCGGCGTTCCCGTCGAACCTGAAGTACGACTATTACGAACTGAATACGCGTGAGCTGCCCGACTTCGCCAAGCTAAAGCCGGTCGCCTCGGGCGAAGTTGATGGATTTAGCCTGGAAGTAGCGGCTCGCAAGACGAACTTCGCCATTCGCTACGAAGGGTTGTTTGAAGCGGCTCGCGACGGCGAGTACGAATTCTTTATTAGCTCCGACGACGGCAGCCGCATCCTGATCAATGGCAAGCAAGTCGCCATCAACGATGGCATTCACCCCACTTCGACAAAAAGCGGCAAGGTCCGCCTGGCCGCCGGCAAGCATCCGATCGTGGTCGAGTACTTTGATGGCGGCGGTCAGATCGCGCTCAACGTCGAGTACCGCGGCCCGCAGATCTCGCGCCGCGACGTCTTCGCCGAGTTGTCGCTGCCCGACAGCGACGATCGTGAGCAGCCGATTCCTCCCTTCCAAGTCGACCCAGCTCTCGCCGCCCAAGGCAAAGCCTGGTTCGGCAAAGCGGGCTGCGCCAACTGCCATAGCACCGGTCAAAAAGAGCTGCCGCCGGCGACTTTCTCCGCCAAGAAGCTGACCGACTTGGATCTATCGGCAGGCTGTCTGGCCGCCACGCCGTCGCCGCAAGCGGCCGATTATCACTTGACCAGCCAGCAAACGGCCGCGATCCGCGCCGCGCTGCAAGACTTCTCGGCCGCCAAGCCAGAGCCGGAACTGCTGATCACGCGGACGATGACCCGGATGAACTGCTACGCCTGCCACGTCCGTGGTGAGCTAGGCGGCATCGAAGCGGACCGCAACGCGTTCTTTAAGACGACGCAGCAAGAGATGGGGGATGAAGGACGCATTCCGCCGCACCTCAACGGCGTCGGCGGCAAGTTGAAAGCAGAGTGGCTCGCCCACATTTTGAATGACGGCGCCAAAGATCGCCCCTACATGCTGACCCAGATGCCGAAATTTGGCGGCAAGAATGTCGGTCAGCTCAAAGATGCGTTTGAAGAACTCGACTCTTTGCCAGAGCTGGAAGTGGTCATCGACGACACGCCGGCCCACATCAAAGCGATCGGGCGAAACATGGTCGGCGACAAGGTTTTCGGCTGCATCAAGTGCCACACGTTTGACGGCGTCAAAGCCTCTGGCGTGCAAGGGATCGACATGACCCTGATGACGCAGCGGCTCGACCACACCTGGTTCCATCGCTATGTGACCGATCCGCCCGCTTATCGCCCCGGCACCCGGATGCCAACCGCCTGGCCGAACGGCAAGTCGGTGATGAAGAGCATCCTGGATGGCCACACCGACCAACAGTTGGAAGCGATCTGGACGTTCTTAAGCGACGGCCGCAAAGCGGCGAAACCGTTTGGCGTTGGCGGCCAGGCGATTGAACTCGCTTCGTATGGCGACGCCATCATGTACCGCAACTTTATCGAAGGCGCGGGACCGCGAGCGATTGGCGTCGGCTATGCCGAACATGGCAACCTGGCGATCGACGCCAACGAAATGCGGCTGGCGATGATCTGGCAAGGTGCGTTTATGGACGCTTCGCGCCACTGGACCGGTCGTGGCGCCGGTTTCCAACCGCCGTTGGGCGACAACGTTTACAAGTTCGCCAGCGGGCCTGACTTCTTCGCGCTCGCCTCCGAAACGGACGACTGGCCGAAGGGAGACGCCAAACCGCTGGGTGTGCAGTTCAAGGGTTACCGCTTGGACGACATCCGCCGTCCGACGTTCCACTACCAGTACGACGGCGTTGACGTTTACGACTACTACGAAGCGACCAAGACCGACTCGTTCCCGACGATCACGCGTACCATTCGCTTTGTCGGCAAACCAGAAAAACCGCTCTACTATCGGGCGGCGACCGGCGATATCCAGGACCTGGGAGACGGCCGCTATAAAGTCAACAACCAGCTGACGATTCAGCTTTCGCCCAGCGAAGAGGCGATCGTCCGGACCAACAAAAAGGACTTGCTGATTCCCGTACGCTTCCAAGATGGCGAAGCGACCATCCGGCAAACGTACGTCTGGTAATCTCCAGCAATCTATCCATACCAAGAGCGATACTCATGCGAACCATTATCCTGACCATGCTGACCGTTTGCGTGGCCGCCGGTTTTGCGACCGCCGCCGAGCAAAGCGACTATTACAAGATCACCACGTTTGAGATTCCGGAAGATATCGTTCTGGAAGCAGGCGCCCTCGAATTTATGCCGAGCGGCGAACTGGCCGTCTCGTCGCGGCGCGGCGACATCTACATGGTGACCAATCCCTTCTCGGCCGATCCGGCCAAAGAGTCGGAGTTCAAACTCTTCGCCGGCGGACTGCACGAAGTGCTGGGTCTGGCCTATCGCGACGGCTGGCTCTACGTGACGCAGCGGTGCGAGATCTCGCGTTTGAAGGACGAAGATGGGGATGGCCAGGCCGACCTGTTCGAAACGGTTTGCGTGCCGTGGGAAATCAACGGCGACTATCACGAATACGCTTTCGGCTCGAAGTTCGACAAAGAGGGCTACATCTGGGCGCCGCTCTGCCTGACCGGTTCGTTCACCAGCCAGGTTCCCTTTCGCGGTTGGTGTTTCCGGATTTCGGCCGATGGCAAAGCGACGCCAACGGTGAGCGGCGTGCGTAGCCCCGGCGGCATCGGCATGAACGCCGCCGGCGACGTCTTCTATACCGATAACCAAGGCCCCTGGAACGGCACCTGCGGCTTGAAGCATCTGGTTCCCGGCAAGTTTGTCGGCCACCCTGGCGGCAACGATTGGTACAAGCTGGCTCCGAACATGGGCCCCCGTCCACAAGATCCCGAAAGCGGCAGCCGCTTTCATATCGAAGCCGAAAAGATTCCGGAATACCTGCCGGCCGCCGTGCTGTTCCCCTACGACAAGATGGGCAAATCGGCCAGCGGCGTCGAGGTCGATCGCTCTGGCGGCAAGTTCGGGCCGTTCTCTGATCAGATGCTGGTCGGCGATCAGTCGCACAGCACCGTGATGCGGGTCTTCATGGAAAAAGTGAACGGCCGTTACCAAGGGGTCTGCTTCCCGTTTCTGGAAGGAATCGCCTCGGGGACGCTGCCGCTGCTGATGAGCGAAACGGGCGACCTGTTTGTCGGCGGCACCAACCGCGGCTGGGGCTCGCGCGGCAACAAGCCGTTCTCGCTCGAGCGCGTCAACTGGACCGGTAAGACCCCGTTTGAAATCAAAGAGATGCGGGCCAAGCCGGATGGCTTTGAGTTGGAGTTCACCGAGCCGTGCGACGCCAAAACCTCCACCGCGGCCGACTCGTACCAGCTGACCACCTACACCTACATCTACCAGTCGAGCTACGGCAGCCCCGAAGTCGACCACACCAAACCGACGATCACCAAGGTCGAAAAGGTGAGCGACAAGACGGTCCGCCTGTATGTCGATGGCCTGCAAAAGGGGCACATCCACGAGCTGCACTCCCCAGGCGTCACCAGCGCCGACGGCCAGCCGCTGTGGCACGACGTCGCGTATTACACGTTGAACCAGATTCCGGCGAAGTAGAACTGGCCCGCCGCGTCCGCATGGCAATGCGGTTGCAATTTTGAAGAAACAGAAGCCCGCTTGTCGACGATCTCAGCAAGCGGGCTTTTTGGTAGCGGCTGCGAATGGAAATGCGCGCCCCGACGGTAGATCTCGAGAAGTAGCTCGCCAGGCTTCGCGGATAGGACTATGATCAAAATATGAATGCGACCAAATATCTCGCTCGAATTCTGGAACCAGTCACTCGAACGATGCCAATCGACTTTGCCCATCGCTTGGCCAATCTGCAGGCCGATGATGGAATCCAGCAGCGAATCACGATCCTGCGAGCGAAATCCAATCAGGGAATGCTTTCTCCTGACGAAGATGCTGAATACAAGGAAATGGTCGAGGCGATTGATGTCGTTTCCTACTTACAGGCGAAGGCAAGGGAGGTTCTCGCCCGATAGTCACCCGAAATTTGACTACGGAACGCGGATCATCTACCCTGCCAATCAGGCGCCAACTCTCTTTGATGATTCGAATCTGGCGGAAAACATGATCGGCACGACGCCCCTAGGGCTTCTCACGCTCCTTCTGCTCGGCCTGATCTCGGCGCTTTGGACAACCACCGCCAGCGCCGCTGATCTGGAAGGCAAGCGGATTGACGCCCTTGCGCAGCCCTACCTCGAAAGCGAAACGGTCGTCGGCATGTCGATCGGCGTCATTCAAGGGGATCAAACGATCGTCCGCGGTTATGGCCAACTGGCGGCTGACGATCCTCGGAAGCCTGATGAAAAAACGATCTACGAGATTGGCTCAGTCACCAAGACTTTCACGGGGCTGCTGCTGGCCGACGCCGTCGTGAAAGGAGAGGTGGAGCTCGACATGCCGATCCGGATCGCCTTTACCTCCGCGATCGACGTTCCGCAGCTCGAAAAAGAGGCTCCGATCCGGCTGGTTCACCTGGCGACGCACACCTCGGGCTTGCCCCGGATGCCCGACAACATCAACCCCGCCGATCCCAACAATCCGTACGCCGACTACGACGAAGCGTTGCTCCTCGACTTCCTGCAGAAACACAGGCTGCAAAAGTCGCCTGGCCAGGCGATCGCCTACTCGAACCTGGGCGCCGGTTTGCTCGGGACGCTGCTCGCCGCGCAGCTGCAGACCAAATACGCAACCTTGCTCGAGAACCGCATCGCCAAACCGCTCGCCATGCACGATACGCGAATCGCATTGACCGATTCGCAACAGTCGCGTCTCGCGCCGCCCCTCTATGGCGACGGGACGCCGGGACATGCCTGGGACTTTGACGCGCTGGCTGGCGCCGGGGCGATTCGCAGCGACGTCAGCGACCTGTTGAAGTACGCCCAGGCCTATCTCGATCCGCCGCAAGGCAAGCTGGGAGAAGCGATCGAAA
The genomic region above belongs to Blastopirellula retiformator and contains:
- a CDS encoding c-type cytochrome; the encoded protein is MHRAYTRSLFVCSLFFGSLATSLSAEEASSPFIPGYERFHAAAPQGDVEGGRLLIGELNCVACHAADAKTLASLDSKSAPDLSQVGSRIRPSYYAEYLADVHAGKPGTTMPQLMRELPAAEQQAAFKSIAHFLADTGSFRETRRRAALINQGKRLYQQVGCVGCHSPDPSKGDALAHSKPLGDLTKKYSVDSLAKFLEDPLHVRASGRMPSLNLSGQDATAIAQFLIPDLDPAFPSNLKYDYYELNTRELPDFAKLKPVASGEVDGFSLEVAARKTNFAIRYEGLFEAARDGEYEFFISSDDGSRILINGKQVAINDGIHPTSTKSGKVRLAAGKHPIVVEYFDGGGQIALNVEYRGPQISRRDVFAELSLPDSDDREQPIPPFQVDPALAAQGKAWFGKAGCANCHSTGQKELPPATFSAKKLTDLDLSAGCLAATPSPQAADYHLTSQQTAAIRAALQDFSAAKPEPELLITRTMTRMNCYACHVRGELGGIEADRNAFFKTTQQEMGDEGRIPPHLNGVGGKLKAEWLAHILNDGAKDRPYMLTQMPKFGGKNVGQLKDAFEELDSLPELEVVIDDTPAHIKAIGRNMVGDKVFGCIKCHTFDGVKASGVQGIDMTLMTQRLDHTWFHRYVTDPPAYRPGTRMPTAWPNGKSVMKSILDGHTDQQLEAIWTFLSDGRKAAKPFGVGGQAIELASYGDAIMYRNFIEGAGPRAIGVGYAEHGNLAIDANEMRLAMIWQGAFMDASRHWTGRGAGFQPPLGDNVYKFASGPDFFALASETDDWPKGDAKPLGVQFKGYRLDDIRRPTFHYQYDGVDVYDYYEATKTDSFPTITRTIRFVGKPEKPLYYRAATGDIQDLGDGRYKVNNQLTIQLSPSEEAIVRTNKKDLLIPVRFQDGEATIRQTYVW
- a CDS encoding DUF7133 domain-containing protein; this encodes MRTIILTMLTVCVAAGFATAAEQSDYYKITTFEIPEDIVLEAGALEFMPSGELAVSSRRGDIYMVTNPFSADPAKESEFKLFAGGLHEVLGLAYRDGWLYVTQRCEISRLKDEDGDGQADLFETVCVPWEINGDYHEYAFGSKFDKEGYIWAPLCLTGSFTSQVPFRGWCFRISADGKATPTVSGVRSPGGIGMNAAGDVFYTDNQGPWNGTCGLKHLVPGKFVGHPGGNDWYKLAPNMGPRPQDPESGSRFHIEAEKIPEYLPAAVLFPYDKMGKSASGVEVDRSGGKFGPFSDQMLVGDQSHSTVMRVFMEKVNGRYQGVCFPFLEGIASGTLPLLMSETGDLFVGGTNRGWGSRGNKPFSLERVNWTGKTPFEIKEMRAKPDGFELEFTEPCDAKTSTAADSYQLTTYTYIYQSSYGSPEVDHTKPTITKVEKVSDKTVRLYVDGLQKGHIHELHSPGVTSADGQPLWHDVAYYTLNQIPAK
- a CDS encoding serine hydrolase — translated: MIGTTPLGLLTLLLLGLISALWTTTASAADLEGKRIDALAQPYLESETVVGMSIGVIQGDQTIVRGYGQLAADDPRKPDEKTIYEIGSVTKTFTGLLLADAVVKGEVELDMPIRIAFTSAIDVPQLEKEAPIRLVHLATHTSGLPRMPDNINPADPNNPYADYDEALLLDFLQKHRLQKSPGQAIAYSNLGAGLLGTLLAAQLQTKYATLLENRIAKPLAMHDTRIALTDSQQSRLAPPLYGDGTPGHAWDFDALAGAGAIRSDVSDLLKYAQAYLDPPQGKLGEAIEIAWKRRQQPIKKSDFAMGLGWHIAHDGQTRFHSGQTGGYHSAIFINRQLNVAVVVLANTATTEIDALAEQLVRLAAGAEEEPREFPQYAKVSAADVKRLAGQYQLAPGFVFAVTAEGTKLMVGLTGQTTHPVYPNSETEWRYKVVDATLTFQLDESGKCTAVELLQNGVRQTANRIK